The following is a genomic window from Bacteroidia bacterium.
GGATAGAAATACCGTCATGATTCACACCGGTGCGAACACCTTCACACAGACTGCGGTGAGCTTCTGGTGTGGAACATTTATCGGGCGCCCTTTCGGAAATCCCGCCGATCAACTGGCACAGCAAACCTACATCATGGCCGACGGACAAGCCAGAGCCCCGGGCGGCGCAACGAAGCTCAATGGCATTCCCACAAGTGGTCCCGGAACAGCCATCAAGACGAACGACGCGTTTGACGGCGCCGATGGCATCATACCCGTCTTCGCGCTGGATGGTCTGTGGGATACACATACATTCGATGTGAGCACGCTCTTCCAACCGAACATCAGTACGCCGGTCACAACGGAAGCCAGCGCCATGTCGGATTGCATCACCTGGGGCGCGCATATCATTTCCGTCAAAAACAGGTTGCATTCCTTCGTTGATATCAAGCCCGGCTCCTGCCCGAATCCCTTCAATGTCAACAGCAAGGGGAATCTGCCCGTCGCCATACTCGGTTCGCCCGGATTTGACGTCAGTGCGATCAATCCCGCAACCGTCACATTGAACGATGTACCCGCGACAGGCGGCGTATCCCTGTCCGATGTTTCCACACCGTACATCGGATTTAAAGCTGACTGCATGGATTGTAATGTGCTCGGGCCGGACGGTACAATGGACCGAGTGTTTCATTTCAACAGTCAGGCCGTCGCGGCGACGCTCGGACCCGTTTCGAACAACGACTGCGTCTTCCTGTCAATCGAAGGAGAGTTCATGGACGGAACGGAGTTCAGCGGCCTGGATATCATCCGCGTTATCGGCAACATCGCCCCGAAAGAGGCTCCGACAACGATATCCGGTTACGATTTGCAACTCGATCAGAATTCTCCTAATCCCGTGACTGACGGCAGCACGTTCAGCTTTACACTTCCCGCGGAGAACCAGGTACTTCTCGCGGTGTACAATCTGCTCGGACAGAGAGTAGCGACCATCGTCGACGGTACACGGGCGGCAGGTCCGCACAGCGTTGGTTGGAACGGGGTGAGCGATTCGGGTATACGTCTCGCTCCCGGCGTCTACATGTATCGCCTCGAGACCGGTAGCGGAAGCATCACGAAGAAACTGTTGCTTTCGAAGTAGTCGTTTTTTGCAAACTTTGTTGCCGGCGGTTCCCATGCGGAATCGCCGGATTTTTATTCAGGCCGGATGTTCCCCCGCCATACCGCAGGTTCGCACTGTATCGCTGCAGTTCAACGCATCGTGATCCGGGGCAGGAGTATCGCGGTGTGCGCACATACATCCGATGCTTCCTGGTACAGACACGCACAGCCTGCTCGCCCGGGGTTACAGGCTCGTGCCCGCGCGTTCGGCGCATGGATTTCCGTTTGTATTAAGG
Proteins encoded in this region:
- a CDS encoding T9SS type A sorting domain-containing protein, with translation MKRFTTAMMTLIAGLLLISGQSLSQTGGVAPTNGPSTNGLITLTTNLAPLISTTLQGDYVAAGVGMRNIGSGTINLSIPTGGVLHKAYLFWAIIYDDTQPPNTGTLNGNPISGILKGTSGSPCWGGEGINFYLADVTGIAVNGLNTLTGFPSGLTNGAPPQGNIVFPLLEGATLVFVFRHPQWDRNTVMIHTGANTFTQTAVSFWCGTFIGRPFGNPADQLAQQTYIMADGQARAPGGATKLNGIPTSGPGTAIKTNDAFDGADGIIPVFALDGLWDTHTFDVSTLFQPNISTPVTTEASAMSDCITWGAHIISVKNRLHSFVDIKPGSCPNPFNVNSKGNLPVAILGSPGFDVSAINPATVTLNDVPATGGVSLSDVSTPYIGFKADCMDCNVLGPDGTMDRVFHFNSQAVAATLGPVSNNDCVFLSIEGEFMDGTEFSGLDIIRVIGNIAPKEAPTTISGYDLQLDQNSPNPVTDGSTFSFTLPAENQVLLAVYNLLGQRVATIVDGTRAAGPHSVGWNGVSDSGIRLAPGVYMYRLETGSGSITKKLLLSK